TAATGGAAAGGGCAGGAAGAATGGCTGCTGCATTCGTTGAGGAGTATTGTTCTCGGCATCGTTCTCTTCTGGCTATAATTGGAAGAGGGAACAATGGGGGAGACGGTCTTGTTATAACAAGAGAATTATTAAAAAAAGGATGGGTTGTTTATGTTTATCTTACAGCGGAAAGAGCCAAGTTAGGACCTTTATGCAAAAAGAAGTTGGATGAATTGGTTCAGAATTTTCCTGACTTAGCCATTTTTGAATATCCAACTCCTGCTCCCTGGACTAAGGCTGATTATGTTTTGGACTCCATACTTGGCATTGGCATGAAAGGTGAGCTACAGGGCGAGCTGGCTAACCTTGTAATGGAACTTAATGAAAAGAGAAATCGGTGTTTTTTTGAAACGATTGCTGTGGATTGTCCTACAGGTCTTTGGGAAGGTTCCAAGCACAACTCTCTTGCTGTTGTCGCTGATTTAACGATTGCAATAGGATATGGTAAGGATTTTTTGTTTAGAGAGGAGCTTTCTCATTTCACGGGAAGAATCGAAATTATACCGATTTTTGAAAAATCTCCTTCTTATTCAGGTTTCGAGTCCTTAACAGGATGGGAGCTTGCTTGCCTATTCCCTTTTAGAAGCTATTATTCCCACAAGGGTAATTATGGCCGGGTAGTGATTTTTGGTGGATCCATAGGCTATACTGGAGCTCCTGTTATGGCTGCCCAGGCTGCACTACGCATAGGTTCAGGTCTTGTTTATATTGGGGTCCCGCAGGAAATCTATTCAATAGTCGCTACAAAAGTTTTTCCTGAATGTCTTGTTTTCCCTTTCGAGGATAAGCGACTATTTGATGCAGTGGTTTCTCAAGCATCGGTTGTCGCCATGGGGCCAGGGTTCGGATTAGAAAAGAAATCAGAGTTTTTTTTTAGAACCCTTATGCAGCTGGACAAGCCTTTAGTCATTGATGCCGATTGTTTGACCTTGCTTGCTCGTAATCCTGAGCTCTACGAGGAGATTAAAAAATGGGCTGTTTTAACACCCCATCCCGGTGAAATGAAAAGATTGTTAAGAAAAGAATTTTCAGCTGAAGAAAGAATGGAAATAGCTAAGTCTTTTGTCAAAGACAAAAAAATTACCTTGGTATTGAAAGGGGTAAGAACATTGGTTGCTCAAGAGGGCAAAGCTTTGTTTGTCAATACCAGTGGTAATCCTGGACTATCAACAGGTGGCTCAGGAGACAGCTTATTGGGTATTATTGCTGGACTTATCGCCCAGGGGTTTGATCCCTTTGATGCTGCACGGTGCGGGGTATGGATCCATGGTAAATCCGCTGACATAGCGGCAGAAAAAAGAAAAACTAAAGAAGGATTGTTACCCATGGATGTGGCTGAAAATATAAGTGCAGCTCTCTTATGGATGCGTTCGGATTTGCGTCGGGTACTGGATCAAAAAAGTTATTGGAATGAAATTCAAGCCTATTATGCAGCCAAATGAAAAGCTGAGTTTAACCTACCAAGCCTCTTTCTCTTAATAAACATCTTTGCGATAACGCTTTTGTTCCTTTGCCAGAACGATATTAATATAATGGGTAGCTTCTTGTTGAGCCATGCCACCAGCCTCTCTAGCTATATCGATGAGTGTTTGATGAACATCCTTGGCCATGCGTTTGGCATCACCGCAAACATAGACATATGCTCCATTTTGTAACCAATCCCAAAGCTCTTTTGCAGAAGCTTTCATTTTATGCTGCACATAAACTTTGTAGGATTGATCCCTAGAAAAAGCGGTATCTAACCGTGTTAAAACTCCTTGATTTAACCAATGAAGCAGTTCCTCTTTGTAAAGAAAATCAGTACTTTGATGTTGTTCACCAAAGAAAAGCCAATTTCTTCCCCTATGTCCAGCGACCATCCGGTGTTGGAGAAAGGCACGAAAAGGAGCTATCCCAGTTCCAGGCCCAATCATGATGATATCGGCTAAGGGATCTTCAGGAAGATGAAAATGTTTTGCAGGTTGGTTATAAACAGGGATTTCTTTGACTCCTTTTTTTACAAACCGACTTAGAAAGCCTGTAGCCAGTCCATACCTCATTCTTCCAGCAACCTTATAACTTACTACTGCAACTGTCAGATGCACTTCTTCTGGAAACAAAAGAGGTGAAGAAGCTATGGAATAAAGGCGAGGAACCATCCGGCCCAGTGAAGAGACAAGCTCATGGCTACTGAAGGAAACTCCAGGGAATTCTTCTAAAAAATCCAAGTAATCTTTTCCCCATAAATAAAACTCTAGTTCTTTTTCATTTTGTAAAATCTCTT
The DNA window shown above is from Methylacidiphilum caldifontis and carries:
- a CDS encoding NAD(P)H-hydrate dehydratase; translation: MNIVDVQGIRKLEEEEIASGTPAEVLMERAGRMAAAFVEEYCSRHRSLLAIIGRGNNGGDGLVITRELLKKGWVVYVYLTAERAKLGPLCKKKLDELVQNFPDLAIFEYPTPAPWTKADYVLDSILGIGMKGELQGELANLVMELNEKRNRCFFETIAVDCPTGLWEGSKHNSLAVVADLTIAIGYGKDFLFREELSHFTGRIEIIPIFEKSPSYSGFESLTGWELACLFPFRSYYSHKGNYGRVVIFGGSIGYTGAPVMAAQAALRIGSGLVYIGVPQEIYSIVATKVFPECLVFPFEDKRLFDAVVSQASVVAMGPGFGLEKKSEFFFRTLMQLDKPLVIDADCLTLLARNPELYEEIKKWAVLTPHPGEMKRLLRKEFSAEERMEIAKSFVKDKKITLVLKGVRTLVAQEGKALFVNTSGNPGLSTGGSGDSLLGIIAGLIAQGFDPFDAARCGVWIHGKSADIAAEKRKTKEGLLPMDVAENISAALLWMRSDLRRVLDQKSYWNEIQAYYAAK
- a CDS encoding sulfite reductase subunit alpha; this translates as MEQVKNNVISRTNPYLASISENSLLTKEGSEKETRHIVIDIKGSGLNYQVGDSLGIFPSNPPFIVDQILESLSLDPEEEVVFQNTKLPLKEFLSKHVVLTRVTKKFVQLLAQKVSSPSARTRLEEILQNEKELEFYLWGKDYLDFLEEFPGVSFSSHELVSSLGRMVPRLYSIASSPLLFPEEVHLTVAVVSYKVAGRMRYGLATGFLSRFVKKGVKEIPVYNQPAKHFHLPEDPLADIIMIGPGTGIAPFRAFLQHRMVAGHRGRNWLFFGEQHQSTDFLYKEELLHWLNQGVLTRLDTAFSRDQSYKVYVQHKMKASAKELWDWLQNGAYVYVCGDAKRMAKDVHQTLIDIAREAGGMAQQEATHYINIVLAKEQKRYRKDVY